A region from the Bacteroidota bacterium genome encodes:
- a CDS encoding SDR family oxidoreductase, translated as MSLKTIFLTGASGALGSSIVPFLMELNPSRVYLLLRAESDEKLAERFNDLLAYWDFNADVPTLIPVRGDITEDGFGINPTIFKEIIHSITHIIHCAATVKMNMTEEQAHRSSVRSTENLLQLADLCLQNGTLEKIEYISTVGIAGKMPGSIPETPLITPRAFHNTYESSKTKAEELVLQKINIGWPITIHRPSMVVGDSITGKTIHFQIFYHLTDFLTGKYTAGFLPQIKNVKLDTVPSDYVAKVIVWSTQQTSTIGKILHLTSGPGQSIEIQELAKKVQEFYKSKNYAIPTTRLVPLRLFKFLLFIFSIFSNIKNKKKLQNLSMFLEFIADKQVFENKKTRRILDIVGVPLPKADTYLGNVLDFYHVKKQPDHIHTIKNVKLK; from the coding sequence ATGTCACTAAAAACTATATTTCTTACAGGGGCCTCTGGAGCCCTGGGCAGCAGCATAGTGCCTTTCCTGATGGAACTTAATCCATCCAGGGTTTATCTTTTGCTGCGTGCTGAATCTGACGAAAAGTTGGCAGAACGTTTCAATGACCTGTTAGCGTATTGGGATTTCAATGCAGATGTACCAACACTAATTCCGGTCCGTGGCGATATTACTGAAGATGGGTTTGGCATAAATCCAACTATATTTAAAGAGATCATTCATTCTATAACACATATTATTCATTGTGCGGCCACTGTTAAAATGAATATGACGGAGGAGCAGGCGCACCGCTCAAGCGTACGTTCCACAGAAAATTTATTGCAGCTGGCTGATTTATGTTTACAAAATGGCACACTTGAAAAAATCGAATATATAAGCACGGTAGGTATTGCCGGTAAAATGCCGGGCAGCATCCCTGAAACGCCGCTTATTACGCCAAGAGCCTTTCATAATACTTATGAGTCGTCAAAAACAAAAGCGGAAGAACTGGTTTTACAAAAAATAAATATAGGCTGGCCGATAACTATTCACAGGCCGAGCATGGTGGTTGGCGATTCTATTACAGGAAAAACTATTCATTTCCAGATTTTTTATCACTTAACAGATTTTTTAACAGGGAAATATACCGCAGGCTTTCTTCCCCAAATAAAAAATGTAAAACTGGATACTGTGCCTTCTGATTATGTGGCTAAAGTTATTGTCTGGTCAACGCAGCAAACGTCCACGATTGGAAAAATACTTCACCTTACTTCGGGGCCCGGGCAATCCATCGAAATTCAGGAACTTGCAAAAAAAGTTCAGGAGTTTTACAAAAGCAAGAACTACGCTATCCCAACTACCAGGTTGGTTCCATTAAGGCTTTTTAAATTTCTGCTGTTCATTTTTAGTATATTTTCTAACATAAAGAATAAAAAAAAGTTACAAAATCTGTCTATGTTTTTAGAGTTTATAGCAGATAAACAGGTTTTTGAAAATAAAAAAACGAGACGTATATTAGATATTGTCGGGGTTCCGTTGCCTAAGGCGGATACTTATTTGGGAAATGTGCTTGATTTTTATCATGTAAAAAAACAGCCGGATCATATTCACACAATAAAAAATGTTAAATTGAAATAG
- a CDS encoding AMP-binding protein: MESILTIPEFLTEQVQRFPAKKVAMYKNAEVGVWSDLNWTAYYEKIKSAAELLLALNIKTEDRVVIILPTSIQWDLFEKACLLIGATIVGIETHARPDSMNEIIKQVSPQLVIIEDKKTAVTLQEQFNISKDVFYNIDQNTWVDLPVTQRTVWPIVSADTVATIIFTSGSTGKQKGIAYTHRQLIQAAQTLSIAFAQENGRTICWLPLASLFQRMVNLCALITNASIYFVTNPKDIINVLPTIQPTVLIGVPLLYEKVYASVKQKMNSQPFSIRLLLNRLLRIKKSNVFYKPVYTLLLKKIAAIFGGKMQYMLTGSAPCRLEVLTFFESIGIPLIEAYGMSENVLPIALNRPKEYKLGSVGKPLLPNQVKIAADGEIFIKGPGLFNGYIDKDTKTHFSDDGFFPTGDLGYFDKQGFLFLTGRKNDLIKMSTGRKISIGAIGEQLMASPFLNQVVLVGANRPCLACLVTINKESSKDKNIRTIVDDTVHSIQKTNLNRSSYEKIRGGIILENSFSIEKAELTAGLKIRRKAIEENYQSEIEELYKKIELSRGSFDYFFEELKNKKGYYFLCH, from the coding sequence ATGGAAAGCATATTAACTATTCCGGAGTTTTTAACTGAACAGGTGCAGCGCTTTCCAGCAAAGAAAGTTGCAATGTATAAAAACGCGGAAGTAGGGGTTTGGTCGGATCTTAACTGGACTGCCTATTATGAAAAAATAAAAAGCGCGGCGGAACTTTTATTAGCGTTAAACATTAAAACTGAAGATCGGGTAGTAATTATTTTACCGACTTCCATTCAATGGGATTTATTTGAAAAAGCCTGTTTACTGATTGGCGCAACCATTGTCGGTATTGAAACGCATGCCCGGCCCGATTCCATGAATGAAATAATTAAACAGGTATCCCCTCAATTAGTTATTATTGAGGACAAAAAAACAGCTGTAACGCTTCAGGAACAATTTAATATATCAAAAGATGTTTTTTACAATATAGATCAAAATACCTGGGTGGATTTGCCTGTTACCCAAAGAACTGTTTGGCCCATTGTATCAGCAGATACAGTGGCTACCATCATTTTCACCTCCGGGAGTACAGGCAAACAAAAGGGAATTGCATACACACACAGGCAACTTATACAGGCGGCTCAAACGCTTTCTATCGCATTTGCCCAGGAAAATGGACGAACAATTTGCTGGCTGCCATTGGCAAGTCTTTTTCAACGAATGGTTAATCTTTGTGCGCTTATCACGAATGCTTCCATTTACTTTGTTACTAATCCAAAGGACATAATTAATGTTTTACCAACAATTCAACCTACCGTATTAATTGGTGTACCATTATTGTATGAAAAGGTGTACGCCTCGGTAAAACAGAAAATGAATTCCCAACCGTTCTCAATCAGGCTTTTGCTTAACCGGCTTTTAAGGATTAAAAAAAGCAATGTTTTTTACAAACCTGTTTATACCTTATTGTTAAAAAAAATAGCCGCTATTTTCGGTGGAAAGATGCAGTATATGCTTACAGGCTCCGCCCCATGCCGATTAGAGGTATTAACTTTTTTTGAATCCATTGGCATCCCTCTTATAGAAGCTTACGGGATGAGTGAGAATGTGCTTCCAATTGCATTAAATCGACCCAAAGAATATAAATTGGGGAGTGTTGGAAAACCATTGCTTCCTAACCAGGTAAAAATTGCAGCTGACGGAGAAATTTTCATAAAAGGCCCTGGACTCTTTAATGGGTATATTGACAAAGACACAAAAACCCATTTTAGTGATGATGGATTTTTCCCTACAGGAGACCTTGGTTATTTTGATAAACAAGGTTTTTTATTTCTTACCGGAAGAAAAAATGATCTGATCAAAATGTCCACAGGACGCAAGATCTCAATCGGAGCAATTGGTGAGCAGTTAATGGCCAGTCCGTTTTTAAACCAGGTAGTACTGGTTGGCGCAAACAGGCCCTGCCTGGCTTGCCTGGTTACAATTAACAAAGAAAGCAGTAAGGATAAAAATATTCGTACCATTGTAGATGATACCGTTCATTCAATTCAAAAAACTAATTTAAACCGCAGCTCTTACGAAAAAATAAGAGGCGGAATTATTTTAGAAAATAGCTTTTCCATTGAAAAAGCAGAACTTACAGCCGGCTTAAAAATAAGAAGAAAAGCAATTGAGGAAAATTATCAAAGCGAAATCGAGGAGTTATACAAAAAAATAGAACTGTCGCGCGGGAGCTTTGATTACTTTTTCGAAGAACTTAAAAACAAAAAGGGATACTATTTTTTATGTCACTAA
- a CDS encoding T9SS type A sorting domain-containing protein, with protein MRVNLLFFVLMGCFSNTFSQIYSVGNDDGFSFSCVGSVGSEVPLPIGLLSFEAKCNNRKVNLMWATASEINNDYFTIERTIDGVNFEIIGIIDGTGNSSQTMSYTFAHNEPLNGTSYYRLKQTDFNGQYNYFNLVAVSCNRITEFTIYPTPGTGTFIIEGAEQNSNVIITDVLGQIIFKTKIIGEKTGLDLSNQQTGIYFIQLIPLSICPEYILEAKKIIINK; from the coding sequence ATGAGAGTAAATCTATTGTTTTTTGTATTAATGGGATGTTTTTCAAATACCTTTTCCCAAATTTATTCGGTAGGAAACGATGATGGCTTTTCGTTTAGTTGTGTTGGCTCTGTGGGTAGTGAAGTGCCTTTACCAATTGGGTTACTTTCGTTTGAAGCGAAATGCAATAACCGAAAAGTAAATTTAATGTGGGCAACGGCATCAGAAATAAATAACGATTATTTTACCATTGAACGAACTATAGATGGTGTTAACTTTGAAATTATTGGCATCATTGATGGTACTGGCAACAGCAGCCAAACCATGTCTTATACTTTTGCCCATAATGAACCATTGAATGGAACTTCGTACTACCGTTTAAAACAAACCGACTTTAACGGGCAGTATAACTATTTTAATTTAGTGGCGGTTAGTTGCAATAGAATTACAGAATTTACTATTTACCCCACCCCAGGCACAGGAACATTCATTATTGAGGGAGCAGAACAAAATAGTAATGTGATTATTACGGATGTTCTGGGACAAATTATTTTTAAAACTAAAATTATCGGAGAAAAAACAGGGCTTGATTTAAGCAACCAACAAACCGGAATTTATTTTATTCAATTAATCCCGCTATCTATCTGTCCCGAATACATACTTGAGGCAAAAAAAATTATCATCAACAAATAA
- a CDS encoding SUMF1/EgtB/PvdO family nonheme iron enzyme, producing the protein MESILTIPEFLTEQVQRFPAKKVAMYKNAEVAVWWDLNWTAYYEKLKSAAELLLSLNILLSFWFGITVILIVSVPQYCFSNNINVANVRLTGQNTISDYTHVQFDISWDNSWRTSSGTSNWDAAWVFVKYRLEGETTWNHATLNWADGTGSGDGHTPPPNSNITTSNDNGANGAYGIFIYRNADMAQGSVSYTGTQLRWNYGVDGLIDVDKVELCVFAIEMVYVPQASFYVGSGGTESGAFYTYPTTTNPYQITSEGAITVGTTAGNLYYPNPSTSSGDQTGPIPAAFPKGYNAFYCMKYEITQAQYVAFLNKLTRDQQNTRTATGLAPGTTAVTNRYVMSNNSTLQYRNGIRCDATIHTSDPITFYCDLDGDGTGDETNDGQSIACNYLSWADLAAYLDWTALRPMTELEYEKAARGTLATVANEYAWGSASVTQATGISNAGLTNETSSNGAANCDYGFHASVQGPMRVGNFGQGVNTRVGVGASYYGIMELSGNLWKRCVTVGNATGRAFTGIHGNGIISASGNADASNWPGTDAIGTDMRGGNYSTATSYLRVSDRYFGALTNLSRSNVFGCRGVRVAP; encoded by the coding sequence ATGGAAAGCATATTAACTATTCCGGAGTTTTTAACTGAACAGGTGCAGCGCTTTCCAGCAAAGAAAGTTGCGATGTATAAAAACGCGGAAGTAGCGGTTTGGTGGGATCTTAATTGGACTGCCTATTATGAAAAACTAAAAAGCGCGGCGGAGCTTTTATTATCGTTAAACATTTTATTATCATTTTGGTTTGGTATAACTGTAATACTTATAGTTTCGGTGCCTCAATATTGCTTTTCCAACAATATCAATGTGGCTAATGTACGCTTAACCGGTCAAAATACCATTTCGGATTATACCCACGTGCAGTTTGATATCAGTTGGGACAACTCTTGGCGCACCTCTTCAGGTACCTCTAATTGGGATGCCGCCTGGGTATTTGTAAAATACCGTTTAGAAGGAGAAACCACCTGGAACCACGCTACCTTAAATTGGGCGGATGGCACAGGCAGCGGAGATGGACATACCCCCCCCCCCAACAGCAATATAACCACCAGTAACGACAATGGTGCCAATGGTGCGTATGGCATTTTTATATATCGTAATGCCGATATGGCACAGGGTAGTGTAAGTTATACCGGAACACAACTTCGTTGGAATTACGGTGTAGATGGATTAATAGACGTCGATAAAGTAGAACTATGCGTATTTGCCATAGAAATGGTATATGTGCCGCAAGCAAGTTTTTATGTAGGTAGTGGCGGTACAGAAAGCGGAGCATTTTATACTTACCCCACTACTACCAATCCTTACCAAATAACTAGCGAGGGAGCCATTACCGTAGGTACTACCGCAGGCAACCTCTACTACCCAAATCCATCTACTTCCTCTGGCGACCAAACAGGACCTATCCCTGCAGCATTCCCCAAGGGTTATAACGCCTTTTACTGTATGAAATACGAAATTACACAAGCACAATATGTGGCATTTTTAAACAAATTAACACGCGACCAACAAAATACCAGGACAGCTACTGGCCTTGCCCCCGGAACTACCGCTGTTACAAACAGGTATGTTATGTCCAATAATTCGACTTTGCAATATCGTAATGGAATTCGTTGTGATGCAACAATACATACATCTGATCCTATTACCTTTTATTGCGATCTTGATGGTGATGGCACTGGCGATGAAACTAATGACGGGCAAAGCATTGCCTGCAATTATTTAAGTTGGGCAGACCTTGCCGCTTATTTGGACTGGACAGCTCTGCGCCCTATGACCGAATTGGAATACGAAAAAGCCGCCAGAGGCACACTTGCCACTGTTGCAAATGAATACGCATGGGGCAGCGCATCTGTTACACAAGCAACAGGCATTAGCAATGCCGGCTTAACCAACGAAACTTCCAGTAATGGAGCTGCCAACTGTGATTATGGCTTTCATGCAAGTGTACAAGGACCTATGCGGGTAGGCAATTTCGGGCAAGGAGTAAATACACGAGTAGGTGTAGGAGCAAGTTATTACGGCATTATGGAACTCAGCGGCAACTTGTGGAAACGCTGTGTAACGGTTGGCAATGCCACAGGCAGGGCTTTTACAGGCATCCATGGCAATGGTATAATAAGCGCATCGGGCAATGCCGATGCAAGTAACTGGCCAGGTACCGATGCCATAGGCACTGACATGCGTGGCGGTAATTATAGCACTGCTACAAGTTACCTGCGTGTGTCCGACCGCTACTTCGGAGCTCTCACAAACCTCAGTCGTTCCAACGTTTTCGGTTGTCGTGGTGTTCGTGTGGCGCCTTAG